AAATTCATCATCAGGTCAAGAGATACTCCTCATCTAGTGTTAATCAGATTGAGGGGGATCTATCCTTATGCTCCTATTAGGTTTATGAGGCAAGCTGGGAGAAAATAGGTTATACCACGAGTTTCCAAAATGGTTCAGTACAAAGCAGACTTCCAGGGAAACGCCATTCTCTTCAGGTTTGTggcacaacacatgtggcatAAAAAGATCATTGTGGAGAAAGATACCATCGAGTCAGATCGGTATCATGCCAGCCATGTGCACTTCTATCCATCATGGTTGGTAGATGATATAGTTGGGGATGTTAAGCCAGGGATTAATTTGAAGAATAGGGTTATAGACGATGTCGTTGAAGCACAAGTCAAATACAGGATGTTGCGCAAAAAGGTTTTTGAGTCTAAAGCCAGGCATTTGGAACAACATAAAGTGGACATGGAAGCAATCAACGAGTGGAAATAAATCGCTACTAAGTCAACAAAGAGGTTGGAGTATTTGGAGCAGGGGTTGATGGAGCTTGAGGGAATGATGATGGAAAATGATCTCGGACTGTCAGAATGCAGAGGGCAATGAAGGAGGGCATCTAGCAAGGGCGTATCTGTTGTTGGACATACGCGACCTAGGGAATCTGATCGATGGAGCAAATAAGGCCAAGCATGTAGAAGGTATCTCTAGGACTAAATAGATTAGGAAAGatattttacttgctttctagactCGTTTTAGACTTTGATTGTAATAAGGAAAATGCCATTAGTGACTCTTTATAATTATTATCGTTTTAGTAGGGATTTGGTTCATTTATCATAATAATAAGATGACGCATTTATTGGCATTGATTTTCTCCAAATCTATATGTCGCTTAGGCCCACCTCGGGCACTATGAGGTCCCCAAACTAGGACGCGAATTTATAAttctgcaatatgtgtttaaatactgcaaatatcCTTTTAATactccttactgacttgtttaccttttgttttcttcttttgtttgtttattcccatcccctaaggttggttcgtgcatactggcatcatcCGCATATCACGCCATATCTAGAGGTCCTCTACCTCCTTCTCCTCCGAGTAATCctaaaatcaaaggaaaagcCATCATGGATGATATGAGCAATATCAGGAAAGGCAACGCTACGCATGAGGAGAATATCGAGACTTCGAATGGTCGGATTACTCTGGCCCATAATGATTTGGTCTTACGGTTGGAATAGAAAATACTGGAGTTACAAGGGGAACTTGAGAAGGTCCAGAACTTGGCAAACCTTTCCCTTACATCGAACGTCCCCGATGTCAACCAACAAAATGcccaaaacccagcacctccccagaacacacaaaaccaacaaaatcctcccgcacctcaTCAGTATGACACACCTCCTCAAAATCCTAATCCTCTACTAGTACCAACCCCTCCTCAAAATCATCACCATCCGACCCAATATCCACAAACTACCACCTACCACACTCCTCAGAACGCACCACAACCTACCCCTAAtccccaaaactcaaccaacgaccaccactactCCCAAATTCCTGGagtccatcaaagcaaccccatatacgtggaaaccttaCCCTATACTCCACAACAGACCCTGTACATAATGGAGTTTGCCGAGAAGGACCTATTCATCAAGAACATAGCAGAGGAGCTCAAGAAACTTACTAGTCGAGTCCAAGGTGTTGAAGGTGGTAAATGCATCAAATGTTTGAACTATGAGGATTTTTGTATTCAGCCAGACATAGAActaccagagggttacaaacctcctaagttcgaaatgttcgatgggaCAGATGATCCGAAGGTACACTTGAGAATatattgtgacaagctcgtaggggttagtaaaaatgaaagaatccgcatgaagctgtttaTGAGAAGCCTCACTAGAGATGCCCTATCCTGGTACATTAGTCAAAACCCAAAGAAATGGGTTAACTGGGTAAGTATGGCACAGATTTTATGgatcggttcaggttcaatacagaaaatACTCCAGacgtcttctacattcagaatatCAACAAGAAACCAAAAGAAACTTTccatgagtatgctactcgatggaggtcgaaAGTTTGAAGGTAAGGCCAGCACTAgaagaagaacagatgaataagttCTTTGTCAGAGCTCAagatccacaatactatgaaaggttgatggttattgaaaaccatacgTTCCCCGATATCATCAAACTGGGAGAAAGAATAGAGGAAGGAATTAAAAGCGgaatggtgacaaattttgaggcactatagGCTACAAACAAAGCCTTACAGTCAGTCGGTATTTCTAAAAAGAAGGAAGTAAGGGCAGTGATGGTAGCCCAAGGTCCAAAGTCTcccctcacataccaaacaccaccacccacatatcagccttcacCTCCCAGATACTAATAACCTGCCGCCACTTACCATACTTATAACACTCAGCTAGAATACTACCACTCGCCACCAGCTCACTAAAACTACTAAAAACCCAAACTAAATTTTGACTATAGATCGCCCAGACAATACACTCCTATTGTTGAACCCATCGATAAGTTGTACGAGAGACTGAAGGGTGCCAGTTATGTCACTTATATTCCCGCTGTTGCCATGGAAAACatctcccaatgggtcaatccaaacaataCATGTGCCTACCACTCGGGCATGAAATGTTATACTATTGATGAATCCCACACTTTGAAGGATAAGATTCAGACATTAATAGACACCAAGGTTATACAAGCAAAAGAGGTTGCActtaatgtccgcaacaatcctctcccagaTCACAAAGGCGAGGGggtaaatgtgatagaaacttATGAAGAATAGGATCCGGAAGGGTCAATCAGACTCATTCGGGAAGGGGACgatcctaaaatacctccagtcgTTCTCACACCTATTGTGGTGCAGATTCAGTCGACAATTAAGGTTGAAGTAACCATACTAACCCCGTTTGAGGTTGAAGTAATAACGCCCTCAGCTACGCCAACTCCGTTTGAGGTAGAAGTGACCATACCCTTCACCGTGATGGTAGTACCCACACCATCCTTTAAGTctaatgccataccatgggactatgttgtagaggcgagaaggaaaggaaaGGGGGAAATGGAAGAAACCGGTGCATCACAGGGTATGACCAGGACCGGTAGGGTTTACATGCCCgagcatttgggaggaacaagtaAAGAAGCCCCACCCAAGCGGCCTATCATTGAAACTGGtccggatgatctttggagaaaggtgCAAGCAAGAGAGTACTATGtggttgatcatctgaacaagACCTCTGCTCAGATATCCATTCTATCACTACTACGGAATTCTGAAGCGCATAGGAATGCATTGATGAAAGTGTTGAACAAAGCCTATGTACCCAACAACATTACTAGTGGAGagatggctaatatggtaggacaagtgttggaaagccacaagatcaatTTTCACGAAGACTAGCTGCcaccggaaggactgagtcacaatagGTCActacatatcacagtgcaatttgaggaGAAATTCATTGCCATGGTCCtgatagatgggggttcaagtcTCAACATTCGTCCATTGACTACTTTAAAGAGATTGGGTAAAGACTTGCATAAAATACGAGCAGGAACTATGAATGTGAAAGCATTCGATGGGTCCCAAAAGGCCATGATTAGGGAAATCAACTTATGTTTGTAGTTGGGCCCGACTTGGcttgatgttgaatttcaagtattggacatatctgccacatacaatctgttgttaggacGATCCTGGATATATGTTACTGGAGCCGTAACCTCTACTCTACACAaggccgtgaagtttgaatggaatcatcaggaagtaatTATCCACGTGGATGGAAGTAATCCCATTTACACTAATCAAACTTTTTCGGTTGTCGAGAAtagaaggaagttgggtggagaaacaTACCATCGCATTGAGCGTGTcaatgcaattgagaaagacaaatggtggagtaacaagatTGAAAGCGTATTGTCATGGACAGGGTATGAGCCCGACAAGGGTCTCGAAAAGAATCTCTAGGGTATCACCAAACTGGTGCAACCAAAGCATCATGGTACCACTTTTGGTCTTGGGTATGAATACACTTGGCATGAGTATTAGAATTGGTCGCTACCATGGCGTGATCCTTATTACCCTCTTGAATATCCAATGTCGCATATGCACTAGACATTTCAACAGACTGGCGTGATATGGGGATCTGAAGAAGATGAGGCTTTAGCTGGCCTGAGGAATCTATTTCTGGATGATGAAGACATGGATTGCAATACAgtagttgaggaggaggaggaagaagacctTACAATTCAGACCATGGGAAaaggagttgttctcaagaactgGAATGTTGCATCGTCCTGGGCCcgtcgagttcctgggtagcctAGCAATTAGCATGATCTATTTTTAAAAAGCAATTTTAAGCATTTAAGACATTTTCAGTATGTTTTAGACGtactttgttttgaaataattgctcgagtcattgAGCCGTACTTATTTTCAAGATTTATTTAATGCATTGTTGTTTTAGTATTCATTATTATCCTTTACATttctctacaacattattattacttatcctgATGAACTAACAATTGTGACAcgtaatgagacaatgcaacataaggatagcAATTCAgaggaaatagaagaaaaagacataatacctgaggaaattgtcagagaagtggaaaattttgagaacaagcctaagtccaatttgGACGAAACTAAGATAGtcaatttgggagattttgaaacAGTCAAAGAAACTTTCATAAGTATTTACCTATCACCATCAGAGAAAGAAGAGTACATCCATTTCCTGAAAGAGTATGAAGATATTTTcgcatggtcttatgatgatatgaccggtttgagaACATCTATAGAGTCTCATAAGCTACCTACCAATCCGATGTGTCCACCTATAaagtagaaactcagaaagttcaagccacATATGAGCctaaaaataaaagaggaagtcaccaagcagatcaaagctaaggttctctgAGTGGTTGAATATCCTACCTGGTTGGCTAACATCGTGCCAGTtctgaagaaggatgggaaggtcagagtatgtgtcgactatcgggatttaaataaaGTAAGTCCCAAGTATGATTTCACATTGCCCAATATACACATATTGAtcgacaactgtgccaagcatgaaatccaatcctttgtggattgcttcgtggggtatcatcagatctggatggatgaagaaaatGCCGAGAAGACAGCCTTTATTACGCCATAGGGAGTGTATTGCTATAAAATGAttccatttggtctaaagaatgttggggccaattatatgagagccatgacaaccattttccacGAGATGATACACAAGGAGGTAGAAgtatatgtggacgacgtcatcatcaaatccaagaagggtACAAATCACATGGcaaacttgagaaagttctttgatcaGCTTCGAAGTTATAATCTGAAACTGAACCTTGCAAAATGTGTTTTTGGGGTCCCTGCCGGGAAGTTGTTAGGGTTCATCGTCAGCCGCCGAGGAAtagagctagacccatcaaaggtcaaagctatccatgATTTGCCACCTCCGAAGAGCAAGAAAgttgtgatgagtttcttggggcgTCTCAACTACATCATCCACTTCATAGCATAATCGACCGTgatctgtgagccaattttcaaaatgTTAAAGAAGGATGTCGCAACAAGTTGGACTGAAGACCGCCAGAAAggttttgacaaaatcaaggaatatttgtcCATACCACTAGTCCTGGTCCCGCAAGAACCTAAGAGACCGCTTCTACTCTATTTGTCTGTACTAGATGGGGCTTTCGGTTGTGTCTTGAGACAACACGACAAGACGGGAGAAAGGAACATGCCATATATtatctgagtaagaagttcacaccctatgaaGTGCGATATTCTTTGCTGGAATGCACCTGCTGTGCTCTGACGTGGATAGCTTAGAaattgaggcactatttctgtgcctacactacatatctcatattgaggatggatcctctgaaataTAGTTTTCAAAAACCCATGCCTACAGGGAAACTAGAaaaatggcagatactgttaaaTGAATTGGATattgtctatgtaactcagaatgCGGTCAAGGGACAGGCGTTAACAGATAATCTTGCAAAAAATCCTGTAGGAGGAGAATATAAACCATTGCAAACGTATTTTCCTAAtaaagaagtatcatttgtaggagaagatatCACCGAAATTtacgatggttggagaatgttctttgacggggctgcaaTTTTAAAGGAGTGGGTATTAGAGCTATTTTGGTGTCAGAGACAAGTCAACATTATCCTATATCCGCAAAACTCAGATTTttgtgcaccaacaatatggcaaaaTACGAGgcttgcatcttggggctcaatttggccattGACATAAATATCTATGAGTTgttggtaattggtgattcagacCTTCTGGTACATTAGGTTTTAGGAGAGTGGGCTATAAAGAATACCAAAATACTACCGTATCTGTATCATGTGTAAGAGTtgatgaagaggttcacaaagatagagttcaaACGTGTTCtgagaatccagaatgagttcgcaaATGTGCTGGCCACTTTGTCCTCCATGATACAGCACCCGGACAAGAATTTAATCGACCTAATTCCAGTGggaatccataatcagccagcttattgtacTCATGTTGAAGAGGAAACATATGGGAATCcctggttccatgatatcaaggaatacttggcaaaaggagaatacccagagcatgcaaatctactcagaaatgcatactccgaagattatccaaccatttcttccaaagtgaaGGAATTTTATACAAAAGGACTCCAAATCTAGGATTATTGCGGTGCGTTGATGCCAAGGAAGCTTCCAAACTGCTCCAAGAGATACATGCCGGAACATGCGGACCATACATGGACGATTTGTTTTAGCCAAAAAAATATTGagagtatgatatttttggatgactatggaaacggactgcatcagGTATGTCCAAAAGTGTCACCAGTGTCAAATACATGTAGATATGATACAAGTGccaccaaatgaactcaatgcaacaagtgcaccttggccttttaccgcttggggaatggatgtcatcggtccgattgAGCCTGCCActtcaaatgggcacatgttcattctagtggccatagactacttcacaaaatagaTTGAGGCTACATCTTACaaggctgtaaccaagaaagttgtcgtAGATTTTGTCAGGGaccgtattgtttgccgattcggggtGCTAGAATCCATCATCACCAACAATGttgccaacctcaatagtgacttaATGAAGggtatgtgtgaaactttcaaaatcaagtatAAGAATTTTACAGcatacatgcctcaaatgaatggaacTATGGAGgctgccaataagaatatcaagaagattctAAGAAAAATGGTGGACAATCACAAGAAATGGCACGAGAAACTACCATTTGCCTTATTGGGGTATTGTACCATAGTCTACACCTCAACCgaagcaactccctacatgttggtctaCGGTACTGAAGCTGTCATTTCCGCCGAGgttgaaattccttccttaagaattatacaagaagctgaactcagtgatgcagaatggataagaagtcgctatgaacaattggctctTATTTATAGGAAAAGAATGAATATggtatgccatggtcaactttattagaacagaatgtccagagctttcgaCAAAAGGGTCAGAcctagacagttcacaccggggtagCTGGTGCTGAAGCGAATCTTTCCACATCAGgataaagccaaagggaagtttttACCCAACTGGtaaggtccctacatggttcacagagtactaacgggaggagcacttatacttgcagaaatggacggagaaatttaaccaaagcctatcaattcagacgcagtcaaaagatactatgtttaggattgcttacatttcttcatttgatgtaactgaactacgcttgacttgattctcatttaagaggggatacgtaggcagccctgtgggttcggtcacatcttaataaaatcttcattttccccatgatcagaaactggggcagaattttgaagagggccctcaaaattctaaagcaAGTCCAGCCAATTTCATCATATGCAGAACGGTCAAAGAATCGCTTattaaattggggcagaattttgaagaggattCCTCAAAATTTTAGTGCAAAGAAGTCGTAATGTCTTTGAaagtgtcacagtcattggttcatctaatttacttgttATTACATACCACTATGTTTTTTAAATAACTAtatttatcaaatgcatgcatatttttcgaaaactcTGTTTCTATGGCAGCCAGATGTTACCCAGGGTAACTCAAACAGGATCTCCAGAGCAAAGCGGAGCAAAGCAAGCAGACGAAGGCACAAGCCAACCTTCCCCACAAAACTCACAATGTTTTTTGGATGCAGGAACAAGGAATATTCACAAATACGTATACACACAAAATCACTATCTTCATAACGACAAAATTACCAAACACAAACATGTCTCCAGATAAGAAATACTCTACTTTCACACTGCCTTCTTatcacttgcatgaggctaagtcttGCCTCCCTAATTACGtaaggctaagtattgccttccattgcatgaCACTAAGCATTGTATCctctccttgcatgaggctaagccctgcctccctagttgcataaggataagcattgtcttccattgcatgagactaagccatgtctcctcttcttgcatgagactaacaTTGTCTCCCATTCTACATGAGGCtataagccctgcctccctaattgcataaggctaagcattgccttccattgcatgagactaagccttatctccttttcttgcatgagactaagtattgtctcacattctgcatgaggctaagctctgcctcctcaactgcataaggctaagctctacctttcCTTGCATAATACCAAATGCTATGCTACTTGAAATCTCACACTATTTTTTGCTTTCccggggctaagctctgccccaatCCTAtacaagactaagctctatcttgttTCAATTCTCATATGACTCAGTATCATATCTTTGCATCTCATGGAATGAAACATCGCCattttgtccaaaggcgtcatagtccgaaggcatcaccCTCATagcggaagacaccatgccatggcctgaggatctctcaatattgcacatcattattcaaaggtatcATAGTTTAGAGGCACTATTTTGATGGCCCAAGAACgtcatttcatggcctgagaatCCCTTATCACATGATTCATGGcccgggacgtcatggtctaGGGACACTATcctcaccgtccaaagacaaccttcatggtccaaaggaaatTTGCATCATATTTAGATTCTCGCAATAATCTATATATTTGCATCCATCGTGTTTTGAGTTTTGCAGTTAATTCAAGAAGTAACCATTCTTCAAACGGGAGCAATCTTCGCTCCAATTTTCGTTTACAATGTTCACATCCTGCAATTATTTCAAAACGTAACCGCTCACCATCAGTTGCCCACTTTTACTTGATAACTATTCAGATACATGCCCTATGATGCCGCATAACATCTCAAATTCATATTCATGACTTCGCATAAATTCACCAGACACTGTCCTACCCAAAAGACCCCTTTCCAAAACAGACAAACattcctataacaattccatcGGTTTCGTCCATCGTTGGATCCAAAACTACACACGGCCTGATTCCCGTAACACTAGGGATATGTAAGCAACTCAGGAACTAGGGTTCGacccccatttttttaaaaatcacATCATTTTTCATTCTATTCggccaaaattggtcatcattttctttacccgacaactcttccatcaatcccgggtaaagaggggcagttgttgatatctaattttttcctaatatttttttaatttatatatatatatatatatatatatatatatatatatatatatatacactttcaAAATGGTACATATGCATCATCATTTAGCTTATAAGCCTATACaagcatttttcataattttaaaaggctttaaattaatttatttctgtATTTACACCAACAtgcatatttttaaatattttattttatttatcatAATTATATTTGCATTTTAGGCTaattgcatatctttgcaataatagcctatattcatgtataattatattatttatgcaaaaaatatatttttatatttttataatgttaagttattatttttaatcattttagtgcacaaataatatttttgctatttattaattatttttataaattatttcttGCTAAATATTGAGTATTTAGAAACTAGCCTAAATTCCTAATCAATTTCGGACCTAATAACCCATCCCAATTACTCAGGACCAAGACCAAATGACCATGTCTAATACCCGGTCGGTACCCGTTTTATTTTAACCCGCCCGATTTGTTTTTAATCCCAGCCattgatttttcaagatcaatGACCCTTATccttacccccccccccttttaattaaccaaaacccctaaaaccctagccaTTCTCTCCAATCTGCCGTCCTCATATGCTCTCATATCTCTTCTCTTCtgaaaaaccctagccgcctccctctTAATCCCCTCCCCAAATCCCGTTGAAAAATGGGATTTTACCATTATTTTCTTAGCATATTTGGGTTCCTTCGGTATTGGTTACTCGATTATGGTAATACTTAAGTATTTGCCTAATTTTGGCAAATACCACCTTTATACCGGACGAGAATCGACTCAATCTTGAAGATTTGTGTGATATTCTGTCCATATAAACGAGATGAATTGGATCCTTCATACTAGTTGTCCGATTtcgagtttaaaaccctaactagGGTTTGGACTTTGATACTTTTTCGTTTTCTGTTGTTTTACACTTGCATATGAGATTTCTCCTTTTCTTCGTCTGTGTTTATTCGATTTCTTTCCTTACCTATGTTTAATCAATTATTTTCCTTGTTTGTGCATCCGATtttactactatataaacccACCCCCCATTTCCTTTAGACATACCTGAATCTAGATGATCTCACTAAAAACTTGAAGCTTTGCTCTGTAAATTCCTTTATTATCTTGTTCTTTGTTTTGTggtggccggctgaaagccaaggccacagAGAATTTACTGTCCGAACTCTTCTTAGTGAAACCATTGCCCAGGGTCCTCTAAAGCCCTTAGGAAATTTGATGCATTGAGGTTTCTGGGTTCTTGTTGATCTTTTGCTCTAATTTGTTGTCCACTTAACTAGTGAGTTGCTTGACTTCATAATTTCCTCCCTAGATGTCTTCGATTTGCATGTGTTTTCACCTCTGAAATCCTTGGGTCGATATGTTTTCTGGATTGCTTTTGCACGTGATTCTGTTAATTCTACCTTGTTCTAAGTCTTTTAGCATCAGACTCTCCTCCTAATGCTACTAATTATGTGTTTACCCAAGCCTAACTTGGGTAATCTGAGTGCAAGGGTGTCTGGATGTTTCCCTAATCATGCTTGTTTGTTTTATCTTTAGCTTTTATAATGAATGCTagaatgtatggtttaattatgACCTGTTCACTTGCTATTTTGTCAATCAGCATGAACCACATACCCCATTATAACTGATTGAGATCTTACATTTACCTCAACCTATTTTCCCATGCCCTGCTTGAACTATTTTGTGACATGATTTAATCTTCTCTAGTTGTTTAGTCTATTGTAACAGTCCCAAAATACCCATATGTGATATTTGGTATGAGTTTGCCATCTTACACTGTTCTAAGTCATTGCAATGGTTGTTCTGCATGTACAATGTGTTGCAATTTGCATTAAAACTATTTTCTATCGACTATGATCTTGCTTCTATGCTAATATGTTTTCCAGTCTGTTCTTTGTCCATTTGATACCGTGTTTCTTCCATtgtttatcacaaaatatattcCCCGTCATATCTAAATACTGATTAGCATAACCTTAGAATATATGTTTAGCTTAATCTAATCCTCTTAAGCCTCAATTGGTTTAGTGTCATGACTGCTAATCCTGCAAACTTGTTTCTTTCCCCAACTCTTTCAATATGTGGCTATATATGTGGTACTTTGCTCTGTGTTAGAAACCTGCTGAACCAGCTAGCTTGTTTGATTAGTTGCTCTCCATAGCTATGACTGCTTTAGGTTATAAGTGTGTTCCCCACTTTTGTCCCTCAGCTATTGTACATTTTCCTACATTGTCACTTATTCTATTCAGAACTCCTTATTCTTAGCTGGCTGAAAACCAAGGCTATCAAGGCTCTTACTactgacctccctagtgtgagcactactcGGGGTCCATTTGAGGCCCTTATGAACTATGACATATTAGGAGTTGGGGTCTTTTAATCACTCCCTCTACTGCTGAAACCTGCACTGTTCCTAACACTTAACCCTCTCTTCCTATGGTCTACTTAATATATAAATCGATTGGTCAGTCTATGGTTGTGTGATCTAGCTTAATTTCTGCTATGGATTCTGGGTTGTGTTGATTCCTGGGTATGCTTACTGAAGGTCCAAACAGTGTTGGGTATCTTAGTCGGGCATGTTGAAGGCTTATTGTCATcatttttgtaaaatattttgattttattctttattggGCCTCTAATAACATTTGTATAAATGATTGGGGTGCTAGTAAAAAGGGGAAATGGGTAGAA
This sequence is a window from Nicotiana sylvestris chromosome 3, ASM39365v2, whole genome shotgun sequence. Protein-coding genes within it:
- the LOC138887034 gene encoding uncharacterized protein translates to MDPLKYSFQKPMPTGKLEKWQILLNELDIVYVTQNAVKGQALTDNLAKNPVGGEYKPLQTYFPNKEVSFVGEDITEIYDGWRMFFDGAAILKEWRFTKIEFKRVLRIQNEFANVLATLSSMIQHPDKNLIDLIPVGIHNQPAYCTHVEEETYGNPWFHDIKEYLAKGEYPEHANLLRNAYSEDYPTISSKIEATSYKAVTKKVVVDFVRDRIVCRFGVLESIITNNVANLNSDLMKGMCETFKIKYKNFTAYMPQMNGTMEAANKNIKKILRKMVDNHKKWHEKLPFALLGYCTIVYTSTEATPYMLVYGTEAVISAEVEIPSLRIIQEAELSDAEWIRSRYEQLALIYRKRMNMVCHGQLY